In Bartonella bovis 91-4, the following proteins share a genomic window:
- a CDS encoding 2,3-bisphosphoglycerate-dependent phosphoglycerate mutase yields MGRTLVLIRHGQSEWNLKNLFTGWKDPDLTEKGHVEAIKAGKKLKESGIKFDIVYTSALQRAQKTAQHILKQIEQTDLQLIKNSALNERDYGDLSGLNKDDACQKWGQEQVHIWRRSYTIAPPNGESLRDTGARVWPYYFYHIQPHILRSQTVLIVAHGNSLRALIMALEGLNSEEIVSQELATGIPIIYDFNSDSTILSKKIITT; encoded by the coding sequence ATGGGACGTACACTTGTATTAATCCGTCATGGACAAAGTGAATGGAACCTCAAAAACCTTTTTACTGGTTGGAAAGATCCAGATTTGACAGAAAAAGGTCACGTAGAAGCAATAAAAGCGGGAAAAAAACTAAAAGAATCTGGCATAAAATTTGATATTGTTTATACATCAGCTTTACAGCGCGCGCAAAAAACCGCTCAGCATATTTTAAAACAAATAGAACAAACAGATTTACAATTGATAAAAAATTCAGCATTAAATGAGCGCGATTATGGCGATTTATCCGGTTTAAATAAAGATGATGCTTGTCAAAAATGGGGGCAAGAGCAAGTACATATATGGCGCCGTTCTTATACCATTGCGCCCCCTAATGGAGAAAGTTTGCGCGATACTGGCGCACGTGTTTGGCCTTATTATTTCTACCATATCCAACCTCATATTTTGCGCTCCCAAACTGTTTTAATTGTAGCACACGGTAATTCCCTTCGTGCTCTTATTATGGCACTTGAAGGTCTAAACAGTGAAGAAATTGTATCTCAAGAATTAGCAACAGGTATTCCTATTATTTATGACTTCAATTCTGACTCAACAATTTTATCAAAAAAAATCATTACAACTTAA
- the dapB gene encoding 4-hydroxy-tetrahydrodipicolinate reductase, with translation MRLAVVGANGRMGRTLITVLQHRKDVELCGVLVRKGSPFVGKDTSVLIDSNLLGIPITDNPEKAFSNAEGILDFSQPQATIIYADYAAQKGIVHIIGTTGFSKEEEVQIATSAMHTTIVKSGNMSLGINLLANLVKKAAKTLTSEDFDIEISEMHHSSKVDAPSGTALFLGNAAAEGRNVQFKDIYVSGRNGYTGERKKGTIGFACLRGGTVVGDHSVIFAGPNERIVLSHSAQERSIFANGALKAALWAKNHKNGLYSMLDVLNLND, from the coding sequence ATGCGCCTTGCAGTTGTTGGTGCCAATGGGAGAATGGGGCGTACATTAATTACAGTTCTCCAACATAGAAAAGACGTAGAGCTTTGTGGTGTGCTTGTGCGCAAAGGATCACCTTTTGTAGGAAAAGATACCAGTGTATTAATTGACTCAAATCTTCTTGGAATTCCGATCACTGATAACCCTGAAAAAGCCTTTTCTAACGCTGAAGGCATTTTAGACTTTTCCCAGCCACAAGCCACTATTATCTATGCTGATTATGCAGCCCAAAAAGGTATTGTTCACATTATAGGAACAACAGGATTTAGCAAAGAGGAAGAAGTGCAAATTGCAACTTCTGCAATGCATACAACTATTGTCAAATCTGGGAATATGAGTCTTGGAATTAATCTTTTGGCTAACCTTGTAAAAAAAGCAGCTAAAACATTAACATCTGAAGATTTCGATATTGAAATTTCTGAAATGCATCATTCTAGTAAAGTTGATGCTCCTTCTGGAACAGCCCTTTTTCTTGGCAATGCAGCAGCAGAAGGCCGTAATGTTCAGTTCAAAGATATCTATGTCAGTGGGCGTAATGGCTATACAGGCGAACGCAAAAAAGGCACTATTGGTTTTGCATGTTTACGTGGTGGAACAGTTGTTGGTGACCATAGCGTTATTTTTGCAGGCCCAAATGAGCGTATTGTTCTTTCACACTCAGCACAAGAACGTTCTATTTTTGCCAACGGTGCATTAAAAGCAGCTTTGTGGGCAAAAAATCATAAAAATGGTCTTTATTCAATGCTGGATGTTTTAAATCTGAACGATTAA